The Ideonella dechloratans nucleotide sequence AGGTTGTAGGTGATGACCTTGGTTTGCATAGGAACCTCCTTCTTCGGAGGATGGTAGGAGCCGCCCAGGGGGCGAAAGCGCGCCGTTTTCCGGCCCTGGCCGTGGTCACACGTCGGCGAACAGCCCTTCGGCCTTCTCCAGCACCGTCTCGGTCAGGCTGGTGGCGACGCTGGCCGCACCACCGGCCACCATGTAGGTCGCGCCTTCCAAGAAGATGAAAGACATGGCGTCGATCATGTCGGGCGACTTGATGCCGTCGCGGCGCATGTTCTCCTTGCTCTCCATGACGTACCGCAGGCCGCCGGCCTCGCTGAAGTGGTACGGCAGCCTGGAACCCTGGTCGATGATCTTCTCGCGCAGCTTCTTGGAGATGCCCTGGGGCAGCACCACGCGGCCCTGCCGGATGGCGTCGCGGAATCGCACCATCGCGCAGGCGCGCAGGTTGTAGAACCTGGACTTGTATTCGTTCTTGAAACACGGCGCGCCCCAGTTCACGCGCGTCACCGTGGCGCCCGAACGCTCGATCAGCTTGCAGACGGTCGCGCCGACGCCGCCAGCATCCACGTACAGCGTGGCGTTGGACAGCTTGCCCACCAGATTCACCAAGTCGCCGGCCAGGTCGATTTCGTTCTTGTCGTTCGCGCAGATAGGGATTTCGATGAACTCCACCCGCCGGGCGTCCGGGCCGTGGTCGGCGTCGCCGATCACCTTGGCGACGATGGCCACCGAGTCGTCCCGGTACTCGCCCAGGGCCACGTCGGACAGCACCACCAGGCCGAAAGGCTCGTCGTCGCCGATGATCTTCCTGGGCTTGAACGCCGCCTCGATGTCGGCGCGCGTCATCAGGACGTTGCTGCTGCTCTGGGCGAACAGGCCCAGCACCCGAATCTGGTACTCGACCGAGTGCCGGCCGCCGCTCTCCGATTCCCGCTCCCGCAGCCATTTCGTCGTGACGAACGGCGACAGCTCCGAATTGAAGCGTAGCGGCAGCCAGCTCCCGCCGTTCTCGATGCTCAGGGTATGGTGGGAGTCGTAGAAGCGCCCGGCGCTGCGCGCGCCCTGGGATGCCATCAGCGTGCGGTTGCCCGGCTGGGTCTGGGTGCCGTCGATCACGTCGAAGTGCTCATCGGGCACGCCGGCGGCTTCGTCGATGATGATGAGCTGCCAGTAACGGTGCTTGCCGGCCACGCCGATGGCCTCACCCTTCTTCATAGCGATCTGGGTGATGAACCACTGCTCCGCGTACCCATTCACATGCACGCGGGTCTTGGTGATCGTGAAGAAGTCGTTTATCCAGGCGTGCGGCCCGTTGGCAATGGCGATGCGGGCATCCTGCATCTCCTTCCAGATGCCGTCGGCCACCTGCTGAATGAAGGGGGCGCCGATGTAGGTGTTGCTGCCCACCTCCACCTTGCCGTCATAGACCGCGACGGGGAAGCACAGTAGATGCCAGAGGGCGATGCGGGCGAAGCTGGCCGTCTTGCCCGTACCCGTACCGGACACCACCGACACCTTGGCGTTTGGCGCGGTGATGGACTGAAACAAGGCCATCTGGTCGGCGCTGGGCATGAAGCCCGTCACCTCCACGGCGAATCGCAGCGGGTCAGCGTGGTAACGCTCGACGAACGCCTGGTAGCGCGGGTCTTCCAGCAGGTTCCGGTTTCGGCGGCGCTTCGTCATCCCCTTGCCATCCGCGCCTCAAGGCCGCGCAGCAGCCGCGCGGCCGTCTCGCTCTTGCACCCGCCGATGCGTCGGCAGATGTCCTCGGCGGTGGGGCTGATTTCGCTGTTCTCCAGTGCCTCGTACAGCAGCTCCACCAGCTCCGCGTCGCCCGGCCCGCGCTCCGCTGGCTCCAGGGCGCCAGCCGGCCCGTCTCCCAGCTCCGGCCCAAGCACGGCCGCCAGCCACAGCAGGGAACCCAGCACCTCAAGCAGCATGGCGATCAGCACGCCGGCCCAGACGTTGAGGGCCGCCACGGGCAGCCCGGTAATCTCGGTCAGGCCGGACACCACCGGGTCAGCCGTCACGGCGGCGGCCTCCTGCCCGGATAGGGCCACGAGCTGGGCGCGCAGCTCGTTCGCGCGCTTTCCTTCGGTCAGCTCGATTTCCAGGGCGGCGCGGGCCTTGGGGTCTTTCGTTCGCGCCAGGATACCGGCCACGGTCGCGGCACTGCGGGCCTTGTTCTCGGCCAGCGCCGCCTCGATGGTGCGGCGCTGCTCCTGCACGGCACGCGCCTGGGCGGACGATGCGGCCCGGCCCTCGGCGGCCCCGTGGCTGGCATTGGCGAAGAACCAGATGTGCCCCCACAGGGCAGCCAGGAAGCACAGGCACCACACCGGCCACACGACCAGGCGCGACAGCCGGCCAAGCAGCGCGGGCATCAGATGGACAGCCAGCACGATCACGGCGGACAGGCCGGCCAGCAGCCAGCGGTCGGCCTCGGCGCCGGCGCGCTGCCAGGCGCTGGCAACGGCCATAGAGACGGCCAGGCCGGTGACGACGAACGCGAACGCGCGGGTGATGGCGGCCTTCACGGGGATTCCTCCGGCTCCGGTTCGTCCGCGCCAGGCGCTGGCGGCCCGCCCTCGTCGGCGTCAATGACGATGCCGCGCTCGGACAGTACCAGGGCCTGCCGCTCGCGCGCCTGCTGCATCTTGTCCTCGTAGAGGCGGAACAGTTCGTCACCCGACACCATGTTGATGTTCACCTCGGTTTCCTTCTCCTTGAACAGGCCCAGGGCGCGCGCCAAGTTGTCGGCGGCCTTCTCCTTGCTCATGGTTAGGACTTCGATGCCATCCCGGCCTTCCTTCACGCCGGCATAGACCAGGCGGGCGGCCGGCGACAGGTTGCGGGTGTCCGCGAAGAACACCTCCACGACGCCCTCGCCGTGGCATTCCGGGCAGTCTTCCGCCGGCGGGCGGCGCTTGTCGTACCAAGCGTCGGTGTAGGCCGGGAACTCCCCGATGTCGTCGTTCTGGTCGGCCTTCAGGCGGCGCTGGCGCTCCCGCTCATGCTTCGTTCGGGCGGCCTCCAGGCTGGACGGGGTGTATTGCCGCTGGTGGTCAGCTCCCCAGCAGTACGGGCAGCACACCCGCCGAAGCTGGGAAATCTCGTTGGCATCCAGGGTGACGACCGCCGCCCACATCCGCATCAGCTCGTCGGCGTCGATGCCCAGCCGGCGCGCGCGGGCCGAGGCCAAGGTTTCTATCGCCTCCCGCACCGAAGGTTTCTGGAGTAGCTGGTAGGCGATTTCCCCCGCGCTCTTGGCACTGTAGCCAGCCCGGATAGCTGCCTGCGTCCCGTTCCAATCCACCATGTATTCGCGGACGAAAACCTCTTGCATATCAGTCAGTTGCGCGAGGACGCCGAACTGGTCGGGGTCGCGCTCCAGGGCTTCGGCCGTGGTCAGGGGCATGGTTTCGCCCGTGCTCATGGTTTCGCTGATGGTTTCTCGCTGATGGTTTTCGGAAACCTTGGAAACCTTGCTGGTGCGCGGCGTGGCGTCGCCTTTCGGTTGGCCCTCCGCCTTCGTGCGGGCGGCCTTCTTCGGCTCCTTGGTGCCGGTCTTGGCCGGGGCCGGGGTGGCGTCATCCCCCTGGGCGGAAACCTTGGCCCAGCCATCGCGCAGCGCGGTCTTGCGCACGCCCGGCGCGGACACGGGCAAGCCCAGCTCATCGACGAGCCAGGAATACCCATCGCGCGGGTCGTGCTCCCAGTGATTTCGGACATCCGCCCATTGCTCGGGCGTCAGCTTCGGTTTTGCCGCCATATCCCACGTCTTCCCCGATCTACAGGGCCAGGCTCAGTTGATGAGTGTCGGCAGCAGCCAGGACGCACTCCACACGGAACCGCGCCATCTTGGCCTTGGCGCCTTTGGCGGCGCCGGTGGCCCGCCCTACCGTGCTCAAGAGTCGGGCGCCTCCCGGCATGTCCTCAAAGCCGGGGTTCAGCTCCATGAAGCGCGCCAGGGCCGCGCCCACGTCGTCGGTGGTGGTGAGCATCAGCGCCACGGCCTCGGACATCGCCTCCACCTTGTCATGCAATTTTTTCAGAGCCGCCATGTCCCGCTGGCGGGCTTTTTCCCAGGTGTCGAACAGCCAGGCCGAGGTTTCCCGCTCGATGCTCATGCGGGCGCCGACTTCCCAGTCATCGGTGACGCCGAACAGGAAGTCGATGCTGACCTCGTACACCTTAGCCGCGCGCAGGATGAGCCACAGGGGCACGCTGTTGGTGTCCGTTGCCCCCTCGACCTTGGACAGCTTGGACGAGTTCGAGTAGCCCAGGCGCTTCGCCGCCGCGCTCTGGGACAGGTTGCACAGCTCGCGGGCCTGCCGCATCCGGGCGCCGATGGTCTTGACCGCCGCCGCCTGTTCCATGCGCGTGTTCGCCGCCGGTTTCTTCTCTGCCATCGCCTATACCCCCTTGATCGACCAGCCGCCGCCGTCCTTCTTGGATGCCTTCTGGCACAGGAAGAACCGGAACGGGAACAATGCGGCGGCCACCTTCAGCTTCAGCCAGCCGTCCTCTCGAATGAAACCGCCCTTGGTTTCGTGAATCTCCAGCACCCCGTCCGGCAGCATCACCAGGAAGTCCGGCGTGTAGCGCGTGTTGTCGGCCAGCTTCAGGGTGATGGCCTCGTACCGCCACCAGGCCACCTCGCCGCGCAGGCGGCGTTCTTCCAGCATCCCGGCGTACTCGGCCTCGGTCTTGTTCATGGCCGGGTTCAGCTCAGGCGGGGCCACGGTGCCCACGGCCACCGGCAGCCGCTTGGCGGCGGGCTTCTGGGCCGGCTCCGCCTCGGGCGCGCGCCGCAGGTGGGCGGCCAGTTGTTCCTCGCTCCAGCGCAGGGTGTTCGCCACGGTCAGCCCTCCCCGCGCTTGTCGAGCCAGGCAGTCCGGGCCGCGCGCACGTCTGCGGCGGCCTCGCTGAACTTGTCGCACTGGCGGGGATAGACGGAAGACGGGAAGCTCGCCCGGCTCGGGGATAGCGCGCACAGGCCGAACCCCAGCCGGCCCATCGCGCCGGCGTCCTTGAGCCGGTAGTGGGCGCAGTCGATGCAGCGGACGGTCTTCTGGGCTACCGGCATCCGCCCTCCAGTCGTTCGAGGGTCAGGGCCAGCAGGTCGAGTTCGGAAAGGCCGTAGGTGCGCTCGAAGGCTCTGGTGCCCAGCCCGTGCAGGCCGGTCTTGCCCGTGTGGTGCTCAGGGCACAGGGGCACGGTCAGGTAGTTGCTGGCGCGCTGGGCGCCGCCCTGATCTTCGCGGACGTGATGAACCTGCGCCGGCGTGGCGCCCAGGCCCAGGTGATCGCACAGGATGCAGCCCAGCGCGGCCACGCGGCCCATGTGGCGCTTCTCGGCGGCGGTGGCGGCGCGCTTCATTGGTCGAACCTCATCAGCTCATTGACGACGCGCTCGACTTCTTCCTCGCTGGCGTAGCCGGCGGCCTTCAGCACGCGGTTCCACACCACGGTCAGCACAGCCCGGAACACCGTCTCGAACCGCTCATCGTCCATGCTGGAAAAGGACAGGCTTTCGGCTTCCAGCCGCAGCTCGCCGCGCACGTTGTAGACCGGCTTGTAGAACCCGGCCAGGATCGTCATGTCTTTGCGGAACCGCTCGAAGTCCTTGGCGACCGGCAGCCCCTTGTATTCCAGGGGCGTGACCGGCTCCCATGCCTCGAAGGCCAGCTTGAACAGGGCGAACGCCTTTTTCAGGAACTTGTAATTCCTGATCCGCTTGACCTCTACGAAGACCGGGGTGCCAACCTTGATCTTCCGCAGCATTTCGCCAGCATCATCTGATGCCGGGATCAATGCTCCGCTGGGCGACTTGAGCATTTCAACCCTCATGGCCCGGCCTCACCAGGAAAGTTCAGGCTGGCGAATTCACCGAAATGCTCTTTCGCTGCTGCGTCGTATTGAAGGGCCGCATCTTCCTCACTCATGAAACTCCCGAGGTTGATGCGCTCACCATTGACGATGATCTTGGCCTTCCAGCGGTTGTGAAACCTATCCCACATAACGCCCTTGTATTGCGACGTTCCACGGGCACGCTTTCGGTTCTGCTGGTTCTCAGCGACAGAGCACGACCGAAGGTTTTCCCGCTGGTTGTTCAGGCCATTGCCGTCAGCGTGATCGACCTCAACACCTTCACCGACAATCTGCCGGTGCATCCGAACGGTTGTCTTCTTCCCTCCAGGCCCGCGAACGCACCGGATGGCGTAGAACGTGCCACTGCGTTTCTCGGCAGACCATTTCCACTGGTTCAGCGCCTCGAAATCGGCGTCATCCACCATTGCGTGGGTGTCTGGGTAGCTGGGCGTGCTCACATCGATCAGCTTCATGCTGCACCGCCTTCCTGCTCTTCTGCGGCTTCGATGGCGGAAACGATGTCCTCATGAGCACAGCCGATGAGGTTTCCGATGTCGTCGGCGACATACTTGCCGAGCCCGACCAAGCGTTTAATATGGATTTCGCCGCCGCCCTTCTCGTGCAGCATTTCGATGGCCTTGAAGACGGAACTGAGCCAGTCGAGCGATTCAGTGCTGATGCTGAGGTAGGTGGCTACGTCGCGGGGCGATTGTCCGAGAACGGAACGGGCGTGTTGAAGCGGGGATTGCGCGGGCGCGCAAGTGGTCTTTGCCATGATTGGCCTCCAAGCGGTGCGGTTTGCAAAAACCGCCGCACCCAACGCCAATTGGGGGCGGCAGCTCGAACGGGTTGGCGTACCGGGCACCGCTTGCGCGAACCGGCGGAGCTTGCGCTCCCCCATCCGAGCCGCCATAACTGGAGGCACAGACAACGAAGCCGCATACTCTGCGGAAGAGAAACTGCGGCTTTCGTCGCAGCGGTGCATCGGGACGCCAATCCCGATCACGCCTTTTTTTGACGTGACGGGGGAAGTGTACCCGCAAACCTGACGCGGCGCCATAGCGCGGCGGATGGTGGCGCGCACGCCCTGGCCGGCCTTCAGCTTCTCGATCAGCGCACGGGCTTCCTCGTCGGCCGGTGCCAGCGCGCCGTTCGGAGTCTTGACCAGAACCATGTCCATCAGTCGCCCTCCCACTCGTCGCGCTCGCAGCGGTAGGCGTCGGCCAGCGAGGCCACGACAAGGCCGAACAGGCCCGCCACCAGCAGCAGGCCGCCCACGACCACCAGGAAGATCGTCTCGATCACGCCGCCCCCCCTTTGCCCCGGTGGCTTTCCCAGTCGAAATGCACCATCTGGCCGCCCCCCTCGCGCAGGCGGTCATAGGCGGCTTCGCCCAGGTAGGCACGGATTTCCTCCGGCTCCTTGTTGCTGATGACGATGGTGGGCTTCATCAGCCGGTAGCGATGGTCGATGACGTGGAACAGGTGGATTTGCTCGCCCTCGGTGCCGTACTGGCGGCCCACCTCGTCGATCACCAGAAGATCAACGTCGCCCAGCGCGCGCGTCACGTCCTGCTCGGTCTGGTCGCCCGGCTGCCGGCGCCCCCACGTCTCGCGGATGCGGCAGACGATTTCGTAGGCCGTGGCGTGCAGCGCGGTGTGGCCCTGCGCCAGCACCTGCTTCGTGATGGCGACGGCCAGATGGTTCTTCCCGGTGCCAGGGTTCCCGCGCAGGATGAGGCAGCGGCCAACCTTGAGGGCCTCGGCGAACGAATCAGCGTAGTCGCGGCAGACTTCGAGGGCCTGCACCTGGTCGGGGGCCGTCGCAGCGTAGCCATCGAACGTGCAGCCCTCGAATCGGGGCGAAATCTCGGCGCGACGCATGAGCTGGCGCACGGCCGATTGCTTCGCGCAGGCCGGGCACACATCGGGCCGCCAGCGTTCGCGCCCCTCGCTGTCCAGGCTGTTCAGCGGGTACTGGCCGTGCTGCTCGCAGGTGCCGAACACCTGACGAAAGACCGGAAGGCTCGGCGCCTTGGCGCCGGTGTCGGGGGCCTTGTGGCGCTCCCCCAGGCTGGCAGGCAAAAGGTCAGATGCTCGTGACAACATCGCGCGGCTCCTTCGGTTGTTGGGGGTGGGCAGGCGGGTTCATGCGGCCAGGACGCGCCGGCCCACCCTTGGGCAGCGGGCTGTCGGCGCGGCGAATCCAGTTGCGCCAGGTGGCCTCCCAGTCGGCCTTGCGCGCATCGGCACCGGCCTTGCCGTGCCAGTAGTCGGCAAAGCAGGCGGCTTGGTGCCGCACGTCGGCGTCGGTCATGTCGGGGCGGTTCTCCAGCGCCCAGTCGCCCCAGCCCTTCGGCAGTCTCCAGTCCTCGGGCAAGCGGGTTCCCCGCTTGGTTTTCGGCGGAGCCGCAGGCGCAGCATCGGGGTTGGTTCCGTTGCCGTCGCCGCCATCGGTGCCGTCGGGCTGGCCGTCGCCCCCAAGACTCTTCTGTTCCTGCTCCTGTTCTTTCTCCTGTTCCTGTTCTTGGCTTCGGAGGGGCTTTGAAGGGGCTTCGTAGGGGCTTGTTTTCCCCCGGCAGGCCGACATGCAGAATGCCGCGCTGTACTTCTCGTAAAACCGCGCCAGATAAGGGTTTTCGGGCAGCGAGCCGTACTCGTTCTGCACCCCTTTGACGCGCAGGTCGTTGGGCTTGAGCGCCTCTCCGATCTGGTACGAGGCCATTTCGATCACCCAGACCACCTCGGAAGCCTCGTCGTACTCGCAAAATCCGGCTTCGATGGCGCTTTGAAGCCCCTTTGAAGCCCCTTCCAAGCCCAGCCCGGTTTCATGGGCAATGAACATGGTCGGGCAGTAGTAGAGGCCCAGCATGTTGGCGTGCGGGCTGGTCAGCAGGTACATGGCGACGATCTGCGCCTCCATCCCTGCCGCGCGCAGGCGCTTACCCGTGGCACCAATCCAGAACTTCGGGCCGACTTTCGAGTAATCACGCATAGGTGCCCTCCATCGACGTTTCAAAACCGGGGGCACCCCGGAAGCGTTGCGCGGCCGCGATCAGGTACTCGCGGCATCGCTCGGTCACAAGCCAGCGCCGGCCGTGCAGCTCGGCACCGCGCCCCGTCGTGGCCCAGCCACCGAAGGGGTCAACAATCAGGTCGCCCACCTCGGACAGGAACCGGACGAAGTGCTCGGCCAAGCGCACGGGCATCAGCGCCGGATGGGCCGGCAGGCCGTGCCGTGCCGCGAAGTCGCGCGCGGGTTGCTGGTCAGGGTCGCGGTGCGGGATGGTCAGCACGTTGCGGGCAATGGCGCCATCGGTGGGCGCGCTGAAGCTGCCCTCGCGGACGGTGTAGGCCCCGCCGGCGTAGCGGGCGTACTGCTGCACGCCGCCGGCGTCCATGAACCGCCGGTGCTTATCGGTGTGCTCGCGCAGGCAGCGGCGGTTGTCGGCTATGACC carries:
- a CDS encoding terminase small subunit gives rise to the protein MAAKPKLTPEQWADVRNHWEHDPRDGYSWLVDELGLPVSAPGVRKTALRDGWAKVSAQGDDATPAPAKTGTKEPKKAARTKAEGQPKGDATPRTSKVSKVSENHQRETISETMSTGETMPLTTAEALERDPDQFGVLAQLTDMQEVFVREYMVDWNGTQAAIRAGYSAKSAGEIAYQLLQKPSVREAIETLASARARRLGIDADELMRMWAAVVTLDANEISQLRRVCCPYCWGADHQRQYTPSSLEAARTKHERERQRRLKADQNDDIGEFPAYTDAWYDKRRPPAEDCPECHGEGVVEVFFADTRNLSPAARLVYAGVKEGRDGIEVLTMSKEKAADNLARALGLFKEKETEVNINMVSGDELFRLYEDKMQQARERQALVLSERGIVIDADEGGPPAPGADEPEPEESP
- a CDS encoding DUF1367 family protein, with the translated sequence MDMVLVKTPNGALAPADEEARALIEKLKAGQGVRATIRRAMAPRQVCGYTSPVTSKKGVIGIGVPMHRCDESRSFSSAEYAASLSVPPVMAARMGERKLRRFAQAVPGTPTRSSCRPQLALGAAVFANRTAWRPIMAKTTCAPAQSPLQHARSVLGQSPRDVATYLSISTESLDWLSSVFKAIEMLHEKGGGEIHIKRLVGLGKYVADDIGNLIGCAHEDIVSAIEAAEEQEGGAA
- a CDS encoding HNH endonuclease, yielding MKLIDVSTPSYPDTHAMVDDADFEALNQWKWSAEKRSGTFYAIRCVRGPGGKKTTVRMHRQIVGEGVEVDHADGNGLNNQRENLRSCSVAENQQNRKRARGTSQYKGVMWDRFHNRWKAKIIVNGERINLGSFMSEEDAALQYDAAAKEHFGEFASLNFPGEAGP
- a CDS encoding helix-turn-helix domain-containing protein, whose product is MAEKKPAANTRMEQAAAVKTIGARMRQARELCNLSQSAAAKRLGYSNSSKLSKVEGATDTNSVPLWLILRAAKVYEVSIDFLFGVTDDWEVGARMSIERETSAWLFDTWEKARQRDMAALKKLHDKVEAMSEAVALMLTTTDDVGAALARFMELNPGFEDMPGGARLLSTVGRATGAAKGAKAKMARFRVECVLAAADTHQLSLAL
- a CDS encoding DNA-binding protein, whose amino-acid sequence is MRDYSKVGPKFWIGATGKRLRAAGMEAQIVAMYLLTSPHANMLGLYYCPTMFIAHETGLGLEGASKGLQSAIEAGFCEYDEASEVVWVIEMASYQIGEALKPNDLRVKGVQNEYGSLPENPYLARFYEKYSAAFCMSACRGKTSPYEAPSKPLRSQEQEQEKEQEQEQKSLGGDGQPDGTDGGDGNGTNPDAAPAAPPKTKRGTRLPEDWRLPKGWGDWALENRPDMTDADVRHQAACFADYWHGKAGADARKADWEATWRNWIRRADSPLPKGGPARPGRMNPPAHPQQPKEPRDVVTSI
- a CDS encoding DUF1367 family protein — protein: MLKSPSGALIPASDDAGEMLRKIKVGTPVFVEVKRIRNYKFLKKAFALFKLAFEAWEPVTPLEYKGLPVAKDFERFRKDMTILAGFYKPVYNVRGELRLEAESLSFSSMDDERFETVFRAVLTVVWNRVLKAAGYASEEEVERVVNELMRFDQ
- a CDS encoding ATP-binding protein; amino-acid sequence: MPASLGERHKAPDTGAKAPSLPVFRQVFGTCEQHGQYPLNSLDSEGRERWRPDVCPACAKQSAVRQLMRRAEISPRFEGCTFDGYAATAPDQVQALEVCRDYADSFAEALKVGRCLILRGNPGTGKNHLAVAITKQVLAQGHTALHATAYEIVCRIRETWGRRQPGDQTEQDVTRALGDVDLLVIDEVGRQYGTEGEQIHLFHVIDHRYRLMKPTIVISNKEPEEIRAYLGEAAYDRLREGGGQMVHFDWESHRGKGGAA
- a CDS encoding Ref family recombination enhancement nuclease, which encodes MKRAATAAEKRHMGRVAALGCILCDHLGLGATPAQVHHVREDQGGAQRASNYLTVPLCPEHHTGKTGLHGLGTRAFERTYGLSELDLLALTLERLEGGCR